The following is a genomic window from uncultured Draconibacterium sp..
TTGTGCTATTGATATTGGAGAAGCGGGCAGCATTCATCCTGTTAACAAGCAGGAGGTAGGTCGTCGGCTGGCACTCATTGCCAATAAAATGGTGTACCAACAAGATGGCGTGGCATCCAGCCCCATGTACAAAGATTTTCATAAGGAAGGAAACCGTATTCGCATCCGTTTTTCGAGTATTGGCTCAGCCCTTTCAACACAAGATGGAAAAGAAGTAACAGGCTTTGCAATTGCAGGAAGTGACAAGCAGTTCCATTGGGCAAATGCGATGATTGAAGGCAATGAAGTGATAGTTCATTCCGATAAAGTTGCCGAACCCGTAGCAGTACGCTATGCGTGGGCTGACAATCCTGAATGCAACTTGATAAATTCTGAAGGATTACCTGCAGTCCCGTTCAGAACAGACGATTGGAAAGGAATTCCTGAAAAGTAAAATGGAATTAAAATTTCTAAAATTAGACTTATGAAAAAGCGTTTAATCATACTCGCATGGTTGATATTGATGGGTGGTGTTCCATCGTTCCGGGCAAATGCCCAGTATCAGATTCCACAGAAGTTAAAGTGGTGGTACAACGACCGCTTTGGCATGTTCATTCACTTTGGTAGCTATTCGTATTTGGCGCATGGCGAATGGGCGTTCAGTATTGAAAACTGGAAGAAGGCTGATTATCAGCAGCAGGTTTCGCCTCATTTTAACCCGTCGGAATTCGATGCCAGCGAAATTGTTCAACTGGCAAAAGATGCCGGCATGAAGTACATTGTAATCACAGTCAAGCATCATGAAGGATTCAGTATGTGGGATACCAAAGTGAAAAGCTTTAAAGATGTTACGGGTAAAAAAATGTACAGCCTGCAGCGTTTCACTGCCTTTGGAAAACGGGACGTGTTGATGGAACTGAAAAAGGCATGTGATGCCGCCGGGATCAAATTTTGTCTCTATTATTCAATCCTCGACTGGGGGCATTCATCACAGGAGATTAACCATGTGGATGGTTCAACTTATTCGACCATGAAGTCGGACTCGGCGCGGACCGCTTACATCCGGGATATGAAAGCACAGCTCAAGGAGTTGATTGATCGCTATCATCCCGCCTCGCTGTGGTTTGATGGTGATTGGACCTACAATGCCGGCCAGCCCACTCCTGAAAAATGGTGGACGAAAACGGATGGAGTCGATTTGTATAACTACTTAACTGGACTTGATTCGAACCTGGTAGTTAACGAACGGGTTTGCCGCAGTTTTGGCCTGGGGGATTACGAATGTCCCGAGCAGGAAGTACCTGATGCGCCACGAAACCGCCAGTGGGAGACGTGCCAGACAATGAACAGAACCTGGGGCTACAATAAAAACGACAACGACTATAAATCAACCAAAAATCTGGTTTGGGAACTGGTGAAAGTGGTTTCACGGGATGGAAATTATTTGCTAAACATTGGTCCGAAGGGCGACGGGACTGTCCCGGAGCAAACGGCGGACATCCTAAAAGCAATTGGAAAATGGATGGATAGCTACAGCGAAAGTATTTACGGCACAACGCGCAGTCCGTTTGCGGCTGAACCCGAATGGGGTTTTTATACTAAAAAGGAAGGCAAATTGTTTGCTCATGTTTTTTCCTGTCCTCAGGATGGAATGCTTTTGATACCGGCAATTAAAAATTCCATTACAAAAATTTACCTGATGAATGATTCCGGGAGAGTGCTTGATTATTCGCTTGAAGATGGAAGTATCAGGATTTCGTTACCGGAGAATACCCCGAGCGACTACGATTCTGTGGTTGTTCTTGAGGTGGCTGGATTGCCTGAGGCTGCTAAATTTTAGAGCCAAAAGAAGCTTGGTTTTAAATTAATAATTGCCACTGGCTTTGCTACGGGGGTAGTTGTAGATTTTAATGGACATTTATTGCCCTCTGGACTGTACTTCTACCAATAAAAGGTTGGATACAGTGCAACAACACAAAAAATGATTCTTAGAAGAAGAACAAGTAAAATTTGATTATGAAAATAAAACAACTACTATTATTTATGTTCCTCCTCGCTACGGGAGCAGGGAACGTTATCGGCCAGAAAACCTATAAAAATCCGGTAATTACCGGTATGAACCCTGATCCAAGTATTTGCAGGGTAGGTGACGATTTTTATCTGGCAACTTCTACTTTTGAGTACTTCCCGGGAATACCTATTTACCACAGCAAGGATTTGGTTCTCTGGGATTTGATCGGCCACGCATTGGATAATAAGACAGGTTGTCCTTTAATGGGAGCCGGTTCATCAGGCGGTAATTATGCCCCGACATTACGCTATAACAACGGCACTTTTTACATCGCCTGCACCAATTATGGTGGTAAAGGTTCGCAAGGTGTGTTTTATGTTACGGCCACAAATCCTGCAGGCCCATGGTCCGATCCGGTTTGGATTGGCAATTGGTATGTTGATCCGTCAATGATGTTTGCCAACGACAGCATGTATTGGGTAAGTTCTGGGAATGATGGAAGTTTTATGGTCGGGACTTTCGATCCTGTTCAGGAAAAATTTATTAAACCATTACAAGTAGTAGCAACAGGCCAGGGTGGTTCGTCGCCTGAGGGGCCGCACATGTATAAAATTGGTGAATATTATTACCTGATGTCGGCCGAAGGAGGAACGGGGTACGAACATCGTGAAGTTATTCAGCGCAGCAAGTCGCCTTACGGTCCTTTTGAACCCAGTCCTTATAACCCGGTAATTTCCAATATGAATAATCCCGAAAGTCCATTTCAGGCCATTGGTCATGCTGATTTGGTACAATTACAAGACGGTTCCTGTTGGCTGGTTTGTTTGGGAATCAGGCCAAAAGGTGGGAGGTATCAACATTTAGGTCGAGAGACTTATTTGGCACCGGTAAAATGGACAGATGATGGCTGGCCCATTGGTGGCGATAACGGCGTTATGTTGGAAGAATTTACTGTACCGAATCTTCCCGAACACCAATGGGAAAAAAGCCCGGTACGTGACGATTTTAGCAGCCCAACGCTTGGTTTGCAATGGAATTTCCTTCGTAATCCTTACGAAGCCGATTGGTCGCTGACTGAGAAACCAGGTTATTTGAGACTAAACGGTTCAAAAGTGAGCTTGAAAGAAAAAGATTCACCTGCTTTTGTTGGTCGCAGACAACCCGACTTCAATATGGTGGCTTCGGTAAAAGTGAGTTTCAAACCTGTAGCCGGGAACGAAGAAGCCGGCTTGGTGGTACGTGGCAACGATACCAATTATCTCAGTTTGGCAATTACAATTCGCGATGGAAAAAGGGTGGCTCTTTTTAGAAAATACCTTCAGGATGAAGTAAGCCAGGAG
Proteins encoded in this region:
- a CDS encoding glycoside hydrolase family 43 protein, yielding MKIKQLLLFMFLLATGAGNVIGQKTYKNPVITGMNPDPSICRVGDDFYLATSTFEYFPGIPIYHSKDLVLWDLIGHALDNKTGCPLMGAGSSGGNYAPTLRYNNGTFYIACTNYGGKGSQGVFYVTATNPAGPWSDPVWIGNWYVDPSMMFANDSMYWVSSGNDGSFMVGTFDPVQEKFIKPLQVVATGQGGSSPEGPHMYKIGEYYYLMSAEGGTGYEHREVIQRSKSPYGPFEPSPYNPVISNMNNPESPFQAIGHADLVQLQDGSCWLVCLGIRPKGGRYQHLGRETYLAPVKWTDDGWPIGGDNGVMLEEFTVPNLPEHQWEKSPVRDDFSSPTLGLQWNFLRNPYEADWSLTEKPGYLRLNGSKVSLKEKDSPAFVGRRQPDFNMVASVKVSFKPVAGNEEAGLVVRGNDTNYLSLAITIRDGKRVALFRKYLQDEVSQEEYTEIPRGDVVLKISANELEYRFWVQPKGKTPILVGTAATKDISTEKISGFTGVFIGMYATGNGSSNTNPADFDWFDYEANPEDVHFLGDLQLVE
- a CDS encoding alpha-L-fucosidase, with amino-acid sequence MKKRLIILAWLILMGGVPSFRANAQYQIPQKLKWWYNDRFGMFIHFGSYSYLAHGEWAFSIENWKKADYQQQVSPHFNPSEFDASEIVQLAKDAGMKYIVITVKHHEGFSMWDTKVKSFKDVTGKKMYSLQRFTAFGKRDVLMELKKACDAAGIKFCLYYSILDWGHSSQEINHVDGSTYSTMKSDSARTAYIRDMKAQLKELIDRYHPASLWFDGDWTYNAGQPTPEKWWTKTDGVDLYNYLTGLDSNLVVNERVCRSFGLGDYECPEQEVPDAPRNRQWETCQTMNRTWGYNKNDNDYKSTKNLVWELVKVVSRDGNYLLNIGPKGDGTVPEQTADILKAIGKWMDSYSESIYGTTRSPFAAEPEWGFYTKKEGKLFAHVFSCPQDGMLLIPAIKNSITKIYLMNDSGRVLDYSLEDGSIRISLPENTPSDYDSVVVLEVAGLPEAAKF